The following are encoded together in the Lactuca sativa cultivar Salinas chromosome 1, Lsat_Salinas_v11, whole genome shotgun sequence genome:
- the LOC111893214 gene encoding polygalacturonase-like — protein MYVCISPKVVFHLRQEMHLHKHLLILLIIFASTLSCSGRKSNHHRPHAKPQLVNVDEYGAIANGTDDSEAFMKAWKNACDSPSGSEVVVPENKVYHLKPITFSGPCKPNFRFKIYGTIKASSRRSDYEKEGRRWITFKHLESFSVEGGGTINGNGKIWWIKSCKIDENQPCKDAPTAVTFKNCKNISVNNIRIKNPQQIHLTFLNSINVKASNLRLIAPGNSPNTDGVHISDSQNVHVINSVVKTGDDCVSIVNGSRNIVISKIKCGPGHGISIGSLGKNNSESKVSNILVDKAIISNTTNGVRIKSWQGGSGYARNIKFQNIIMHNVTNPIIVDQNYCDRKEECEEQYSAVQMQNVVYRNIKGTSHSEVGINFDCSKTFPCQSILLENVLLSREGNEGDMKASCSNVMFGTRGAVTPRCE, from the exons atgtatgtTTGTATCTCTCCGAAAGTAGTGTTTCACCTGAGGCAAGAAATGCATCTACATAAGCACTTGCTTATACTACTAATAATCTTTGCATCAACACTGTCTTGTTCTGGTCGTAAAAGCAATCATCATCGACCCCACGCTAAGCCACAGCTGGTCAATGTAGATGAATATGGAGCCATAGCTAATGGCACCGATGATTCTGAG GCATTTATGAAAGCATGGAAGAATGCTTGTGATTCTCCGAGTGGAAGTGAGGTTGTGGTTCCGGAGAATAAAGTGTATCATCTTAAGCCCATTACATTTTCTGGTCCTTGTAAACCTAATTTTAGGTTCaag ATTTATGGGACAATCAAAGCCTCTTCGCGTCGCTCGGACTATGAGAAGGAAGGAAGACGTTGGATTACGTTTAAACATCTTGAAAGTTTTTCGGTAGAAGGAGGAGGAACCATCAATGGAAATGGAAAAATTTGGTGGATTAAATCGTGCAAAATTGATGAAAATCAA CCCTGCAAAGATGCACCGACG GCAGTAACTTTCAAGAATTGCAAGAATATTAGTGTTAATAATATAAGGATTAAAAATCCACAACAAATACATTTAACTTTCCTTAATTCAATAAATGTGAAAGCTTCAAATTTGAGGTTGATCGCTCCTGGCAACAGCCCAAACACAGATGGAGTTCATATATCCGATTCTCAAAATGTTCATGTCATCAACTCTGTTGTAAAAACAG GTGATGATTGTGTTTCAATCGTAAACGGATCAAGAAATATTGTAATCAGCAAAATAAAATGTGGACCTGGTCACGGTATCAG TATTGGGAGTTTGGGGAAGAACAACTCAGAGAGCAAAGTGTCAAATATATTAGTCGACAAAGCAATAATTTCAAATACCACAAATGGAGTCCGAATTAAAAGTTGGCAG GGAGGGTCTGGATACGCTAGAAATATcaaatttcaaaatatcataatGCACAACGTGACTAATCCGATCATTGTGGATCAAAACTATTGTGATAGAAAAGAAGAATGCGAAGAACAG TATTCCGCAGTACAAATGCAGAATGTGGTTTACAGGAACATAAAAGGAACAAGTCATTCAGAAGTGGGCATAAATTTTGACTGCAGCAAAACGTTTCCATGTCAATCAATTTTGTTGGAAAATGTACTTCTAAGTCGTGAAGGGAATGAAGGAGACATGAAAGCATCTTGTTCAAATGTCATGTTCGGAACTAGAGGGGCAGTTACACCCCGTTGTGAATGA